TTCCCCGTCATGGCTTTCCAAGGAGAGTCCTCCGATGCCGTGGATTGCAGCCGCCGAAACCCGCACCGTGCTCGAGAACGTCCGCTGGGAGACGTTTCTCGAGCTCGCCGAAGGCCGCTCCGGCAGCGTTCCGCGGATGACCTTCGACCAAGGAGTGCTCGAGCTCATGACGCCCCGCCGCCAGCATGAAGGCATCGGCCGCCTGATCGGCCGGATCGTGGAGACCTACTCCGAAGTCCGCGGCATCGAGATCCTCAGTTGCGCCTCGACCACGTTCAAGCGGCCGGACCTCGACCGGGCATTCGAGCCCGACGAGTCGTACTACATCGCCCATGCCGACCTGATCCGTCCCAAGGAAGAGGTCGATCTGCTGATCGACCCGCCATCCGATCTGGTGATCGAAGTCGAGATCACCTCCTCGGCGATCGCCAAGCTGAAGCTGTTCGCCGCGATGGGGGTGCCGGAGGTCTGGCGGCATGACGGCAGCCGGCTCGCGATGCTCGCGCTGGCAGGGGCCGCCTACCGGCCGCTCGACTCGAGCCTCGGCCTGCCCGGCCTCTCCGTCGCGATGATCGACGCGCTCCTCGCGCGCCGCTTCGAGCAAGGTGAGACGGCGCTGGTCAAGCAGTTTCGCGGGACGATTACGGATGGTTAGGCCGCTGCCACCGCGCGACAGGGTCGCCTCTTTCGACCGTCACGATTCAGCGCAGGTACAACCGACTTTTCTGTTCCCGAAGACCGCAGATCGCAGTGGATCATGACCGGCCGACAATTCTACGACTGGCAAACCGCGGGCGGTGCCGACGACGTGATGCGGATGGTCGATGCTCTCGAACGCGCCGAGATGCACTGGTGCGCCATCGGCGGGATTGCGGTCAACCACTGGGCGGCCGAG
This is a stretch of genomic DNA from Planctomycetota bacterium. It encodes these proteins:
- a CDS encoding Uma2 family endonuclease, with translation MPWIAAAETRTVLENVRWETFLELAEGRSGSVPRMTFDQGVLELMTPRRQHEGIGRLIGRIVETYSEVRGIEILSCASTTFKRPDLDRAFEPDESYYIAHADLIRPKEEVDLLIDPPSDLVIEVEITSSAIAKLKLFAAMGVPEVWRHDGSRLAMLALAGAAYRPLDSSLGLPGLSVAMIDALLARRFEQGETALVKQFRGTITDG